The following DNA comes from Candidatus Flexicrinis proximus.
GGTCGGCGTCTTCAGCATCTTGACCAGCCCGAAGTCCATCAGCACCGCGTCGTACCGTTCGCCGTTAGGACTCAGCATGATGTTGCCGCTCGTGACGTCGCGGTGGATCTGCTTCGCGGCTGTGGATATATGTCAGCGCCGCCCCGATCTGCTTGACGATGTCGTACGCGACCTCAGGCGAGAACATCCCTTTCTCGCGCAGCACATGCGTCAGGTCCTGCCCGTCGATGAAGTCCATGATCATGTAGCGGCGGTCATTATCGACCCCCGAGTCGATCAGGTGGACGACGTTCGGATGGTCCAGCGTCTTCAGCGCTTCGATTTCCCGCTCGAACCGCTGTGCGTTTCTTGCCCTGTGAAGCGATTTCTGGCGGCATAATCTTGATCGCGACGATCCGCTCGCCGCCGAAGCCCAGATACACCTCGCCCATGCCGCCTCGCCCCAGCAAATCGAGGACTTCGTATTCACCCACATGCTGCCCGGTCATCGTCCCCGGCTTCTTGACCTCCGGCGGCTTCTGCGACTCGCGCAGTTCGTCGAGGTCGAAACGCAGATCGTACAGCCGCGTGTCGATGAAATGCCGCACGCGGTCCCGCACGGGGTTAAACAGCAGACCGACCACGATCACGCCCGCCGCAAGGGCGAACACCGACGACTGCGGCCCGAACAGCGCCTGAATCCCCGCCCGTGTAGCCAGGAAGACCGCCGCGAAAATCGCCGCCAGAAATACGCCGACAATTACGCCCTTTACCGAGCGGTTGATCGTCAGGTCCAGATCCCACAGCCGGTAGCGCATCACCGAGATGCCCAGCGAGATCGGCACCAGCAGCAGCGCCAGCGTCCGCAAAATCACCACGACCGCGACCAGTTCGCGGGCCGTGTCGGTGAACACGCTCACGACATACACTGATGGCGCGACAAATAGGATCGTCGCCGTGAAGCCCACCAGCAGCCATTTGACCTGCTGCCGTTGTGTCGGGTTGGCGTAGGACCCGGTAGCGATACACCTGCAGGCCGACGCCGATCAGCAGCAGGACGACGATCCCGACTTCCAGCGCGCCCTGTGGCAGGCTGTTGCGATAGATGTTCTCCCAGATCAGGAATCGGAAGACGAACAGCGGCACCACGCCGTACTTCGCCCATCGCGGCAAAAAACTTCCCGTCCGGAAAGATATAGAAGAATGTGACCTGAAAGACCTCCATCAGCACGACCAGAAAGAACGACGCAAATGCCCAGTACGTTCCAGTCAGCCGGCCGCCGGTATAGCCATACGCCGTCAGCAGCAGCATCATGCCCGTGAACAGCGCCAGCCAGTCGTCCCCGCGCCGCCAGTACAGCGTCAGCGCCACCGCCGCGAACATCGTGAATGTAAAGACCTCTACAAGCCGGCTCAGCAGCGCCAGACCGTCATCGGGCGGCAGGGAGCTGAACCGTGCGAGGATGCGCGGCACCCATGTGATGATGACGAACAGTGCCAGCGCCACCCAGGCGCCGCGCAGCCGCCGGATCAGGCGGGGAAGTCGGCTGGTCAGTCCGTAGTCATCGATACCTCAATGAAGGGACATGGACTGAAGTGATATGCGGCACGACGGACTCCATAAGCAGCGTCCATCTCGTAACGTTACGGCGGGTATTATAGCGTGGATACCCGCATGCTTCACGGGAGCCGCTGTTTTCCGCGTCGCGCGCCGATGACGTTTTCTGCGCTGCCAGTGCCATTGCGATGTGTCCGCCCACCCGCGCGTTGTTCACCAGCAGCGACGTATTCGCCCGCGGGACACGCCTTCGGTCAGTTCGGCTACCCGCGACAGCACGAATGGCGTCACGTCTTTGCCGTGTATACCCTGCGCGTCCGCTTCTTCGGTCGCCCGCCGGATGGCAGCTTCGGCCATGGCCTCCGGCATCGCGTCCGCTTCAGGGACTGGGACGGCAATTAGAATACCGTGCGACAGGCCCAGATGTCGCGCCGCCTGGATCACCTTCGCGGCCTGCTCGGCGCTTTCGACCCGCGCCGTTACCGCCAGTCCGCTTGACCGCGAGTAGAACGCCGGCAGCGTGTCGGTCTGGTAGCCCAGTACCGGGACTCCCTGCGTTTCCAGGACTTCCAGCGTCAGCGGCAGATCGAGGATCGACTTCGCCCCGCTGCACACCACCGCCACTGGCGTGCGTCCCCAACTC
Coding sequences within:
- a CDS encoding protein kinase, which translates into the protein MNTKSSICWGEAAWARCIWASAASGSSRSRLCRQKSLHRARNAQRFEREIEALKTLDHPNVVHLIDSGVDNDRRYMIMDFIDGQDLTHVLREKGMFSPEVAYDIVKQIGAALTYIHSREADPPRRHERQHHAES